In a single window of the Flavivirga spongiicola genome:
- the aepY gene encoding phosphonopyruvate decarboxylase codes for MISVKTYFDVFKNNDVNFFTGVPDSLLKNFVSYVSDNLKESDHVITANEGASIALASGYHLATNKVPVIYMQNSGLGNAVNPLLSLANENVYSIPLLLLIGWRGEPNVKDEPQHFMQGQTTLSMLDVMEIPYIIIDDDETTSITKTKDIINQTKRLGKPHAIVVKKGVFSSYKLQSGTQSDLEMSRETAMKIVTDFLSEKDIVVSTTGKLSRELFEYRVEKKQTHSKDFLTVGSMGHASMIALGIAKEKKKRKVYCFDGDGAVLMHTGSLSSIGSSGLKNYRHIVFNNGAHESVGGQSTLGFSIDMPQIANSCGYTKIYSVSKTKELKDVLVDFNSHQGVAFLEIKVRIDSRSNLGRPTTTPIENKKSLMKNILTNDKK; via the coding sequence ATGATATCGGTAAAAACATATTTTGATGTATTTAAGAATAATGACGTAAACTTTTTTACAGGTGTTCCCGATTCACTGTTAAAAAACTTTGTGTCTTATGTTTCAGATAATTTAAAAGAAAGTGACCATGTTATTACGGCTAATGAAGGGGCTTCAATTGCTTTAGCATCTGGATATCATTTAGCAACGAATAAGGTGCCTGTCATATATATGCAAAATTCTGGTTTAGGAAATGCGGTAAATCCATTACTATCGTTAGCAAATGAAAATGTATATAGTATACCATTATTATTGTTAATTGGTTGGCGAGGAGAACCAAATGTAAAAGATGAGCCACAGCACTTCATGCAAGGACAAACAACATTGAGTATGCTTGATGTTATGGAGATTCCATATATAATTATTGATGACGATGAAACGACATCAATTACAAAAACAAAGGATATTATCAATCAAACAAAACGTTTGGGAAAACCACATGCTATAGTCGTAAAAAAGGGAGTATTTAGTTCATATAAATTACAATCGGGGACGCAATCGGATTTAGAGATGTCTAGAGAAACAGCCATGAAGATTGTTACAGATTTTTTGTCTGAAAAAGATATTGTCGTTTCTACAACGGGAAAATTATCCAGAGAACTATTTGAATATAGGGTTGAAAAAAAGCAGACGCATAGTAAAGATTTTCTAACAGTTGGCTCTATGGGGCATGCATCAATGATTGCATTAGGAATCGCCAAAGAAAAGAAAAAAAGAAAGGTATATTGTTTTGATGGTGATGGAGCCGTATTGATGCATACAGGTAGTCTGAGTAGCATTGGAAGTTCCGGACTAAAAAACTACAGACATATTGTCTTTAATAATGGAGCTCATGAATCGGTTGGAGGGCAAAGCACTTTAGGTTTTAGCATAGATATGCCACAAATAGCGAATTCTTGTGGTTATACAAAAATATATAGTGTGAGTAAAACAAAAGAATTAAAAGATGTATTAGTAGATTTTAACTCTCACCAAGGCGTTGCTTTTTTGGAAATTAAGGTTAGAATTGATTCAAGAAGTAACCTGGGAAGACCAACTACAACACCAATAGAAAATAAAAAGAGCCTCATGAAGAATATTTTAACCAATGATAAAAAATAA